In Janthinobacterium agaricidamnosum NBRC 102515 = DSM 9628, the DNA window CGGACGTGGACGCATGGTTTGAGGCAAAATGTCCACTCTTCATCCAAGGACACCGCCATGATTTTTGAAATCGCCCACATCCAGGTTACACCCGATTCCCACGCCGCGTTCGAAGCGGCCGTCACCAAGGCCATTCCCTTGTTTCAACGCGCCCGGGGCTGCAATTCGATGAAGCTGGAACGCTCGATCGAGCATCCCGACGCTTACCGGCTGGTCGTTAGCTGGAGCACGCTGGAAAACCATACCGTGGATTTCCGCAACAGCGAGGATTTCCTGGAATGGCGCCGCCTGGTCAGCGGCTTTTT includes these proteins:
- a CDS encoding antibiotic biosynthesis monooxygenase family protein codes for the protein MIFEIAHIQVTPDSHAAFEAAVTKAIPLFQRARGCNSMKLERSIEHPDAYRLVVSWSTLENHTVDFRNSEDFLEWRRLVSGFFAVAPQVEHMNTVLTGF